Proteins found in one Rhodospirillaceae bacterium genomic segment:
- a CDS encoding DUF1330 domain-containing protein — MPAYWLARAHIVDPVEYKKYTDQLPPIFKKYDAKILARGARYESLEGPANFERYIVIEFPTFDKAVECFHSEEYSSAAAHRRGGAGVNELTIVDSGDMTEQQLAAAIADKD; from the coding sequence GTGCCCGCATACTGGCTCGCAAGAGCACACATCGTCGATCCGGTCGAATATAAGAAGTACACCGATCAATTGCCGCCGATCTTTAAAAAATACGACGCTAAGATTTTAGCACGGGGGGCCCGTTATGAGTCCCTGGAGGGGCCAGCGAATTTCGAACGTTATATCGTGATTGAATTCCCGACTTTCGACAAAGCCGTCGAATGCTTTCATTCCGAAGAATACAGCAGCGCCGCTGCTCACCGCCGAGGGGGCGCCGGGGTGAACGAACTCACCATCGTCGATTCAGGTGATATGACAGAGCAGCAACTGGCAGCTGCGATAGCTGACAAAGATTAA
- a CDS encoding cold-shock protein has protein sequence MATGTVKWFNPTKGFGFIEPEDGSKDAFVHISAVERAGLSTLNEGQKVNYELQPGQNGKSSAENLSVAD, from the coding sequence ATGGCTACTGGTACAGTAAAGTGGTTTAACCCCACTAAAGGTTTTGGATTTATTGAGCCGGAAGATGGTTCTAAAGACGCATTCGTTCACATTTCAGCCGTCGAGCGCGCCGGTCTGAGCACATTGAACGAAGGGCAGAAGGTCAACTATGAACTTCAGCCTGGTCAGAACGGCAAGTCTTCCGCCGAAAATCTGTCCGTTGCTGACTAA